The following proteins are co-located in the Streptomyces sp. NBC_00435 genome:
- a CDS encoding acyl-CoA desaturase, with the protein MTISPDVIEDASAPSDAFASPATRGGESKRSVEQIALLLFITFPFLALLAAVPLAWGWGVSWLDLGLMVFMYFLACHGITIGFHRYFTHGSFKAKRPLRIVLAIMGSMAVEGPLVRWVADHRKHHKYSDHEGDPHSPWRFGETVPALMKGLWWAHIGWLFDEEQTNQQKYAPDLIKDPAIRRISRDFVFWTILSLAIPPVVGGLVTMSWWGAFTAFFWGSLVRVALLHHVTWSINSICHAVGKRPFKSRDRSGNVWWLAVLSCGESWHNLHHADPTSARHGVLRGQVDSSARLIRWFEQLGWASDVRWPSEARIDARRKEEASNAA; encoded by the coding sequence ATGACCATCAGTCCCGACGTGATCGAGGACGCCTCGGCGCCTTCCGACGCGTTCGCCTCGCCCGCCACCCGGGGCGGTGAGAGCAAGCGGTCCGTCGAGCAGATCGCCCTGCTGCTGTTCATCACGTTCCCCTTCCTCGCACTGCTGGCGGCGGTTCCGCTGGCCTGGGGCTGGGGGGTGAGCTGGCTGGACCTGGGCCTGATGGTGTTCATGTACTTCCTGGCCTGCCACGGGATCACCATCGGGTTCCACCGCTACTTCACGCACGGTTCCTTCAAGGCGAAGCGGCCGCTGCGCATCGTCCTGGCGATCATGGGGTCGATGGCGGTCGAGGGGCCGCTGGTGCGCTGGGTGGCCGACCACCGCAAGCATCACAAGTACTCCGACCACGAGGGCGACCCGCATTCGCCGTGGCGGTTCGGCGAGACGGTGCCGGCCCTGATGAAGGGCCTGTGGTGGGCGCACATCGGGTGGCTCTTCGACGAGGAGCAGACCAACCAGCAGAAGTACGCCCCCGACCTGATCAAGGACCCGGCGATCCGCCGCATCTCGCGCGACTTCGTCTTCTGGACGATCCTCTCGCTGGCGATCCCGCCGGTCGTGGGCGGCCTGGTGACGATGTCGTGGTGGGGCGCGTTCACGGCGTTCTTCTGGGGTTCGCTGGTCCGGGTCGCGCTGCTGCACCACGTGACGTGGTCGATCAACTCGATCTGCCACGCGGTCGGCAAGCGCCCCTTCAAGTCGCGCGACCGGTCCGGCAACGTGTGGTGGCTGGCCGTGCTGTCCTGCGGCGAGTCCTGGCACAACCTGCACCACGCCGACCCGACCTCGGCCCGGCACGGAGTCCTGCGCGGCCAGGTCGACTCCAGCGCGCGGCTGATCCGCTGGTTCGAACAGCTGGGATGGGCGTCCGACGTGCGCTGGCCGTCCGAGGCCCGCATCGACGCCCGGCGCAAGGAAGAAGCGTCGAACGCGGCATGA